The Arachis hypogaea cultivar Tifrunner chromosome 16, arahy.Tifrunner.gnm2.J5K5, whole genome shotgun sequence genome contains a region encoding:
- the LOC112697565 gene encoding transmembrane 9 superfamily member 8 produces MSFRRSLVFSASFFFLLFHGAFSFYLPGVAPQDFQKGDQLQVKVNKLTSTKTQLPYTYYSLPYCKPGKILDSAENLGEVLRGDRIENSQYVFKMREPQMCNIVCKLKLDAQSAKEFKEKIDDEYRVNMILDNLPLVVPIKRPDQDSTVYQLGFHVGLKGQYSGSKEEKYFIHNHLAFTVKYHRDLLTESARIVGFEVKPFSVKHEYDGNWGENTRLTTCDPHAKHTVVNSNTPQEVEENKEIIFTYDVEFEESDVKWASRWDAYLLMNDDQIHWFSIVNSLMIVLFLSGMVAMIMLRTLYRDISKYNELETQEEAQEETGWKLVHGDVFRPPNNSDLLCVYVGTGVQFFFMILVTMIFAVLGFLSPSNRGGLMTAMLLLWVFMGIFAGYASSRLYKMFKGSEWKSIALRTATLFPATVCAVFFVLNALIWGEKSSGAVPFGTMFALIFLWFGISVPLVFVGGYVGFKKPAIENPVKTNKIPRQIPEQAWYMNPVFSVLIGGILPFGAVFIELFFILTSIWLNQFYYIFGFLFLVFAILIVTCAEITIVLCYFQLCSEDYLWWWRSYLTSGSSALYLFLYATFYFFTKLEITKFVSAVLYFGYMLIVSYAFFVVTGTIGFYACFWFTRLIYSSVKID; encoded by the exons ATGTCGTTTCGGAGATCCCTTGTGTTCTCCGcatccttcttcttcctcctcttccatgGCGCCTTCTCATTCTACCTCCCCGGCGTCGCACCTCAGGATTTCCAAAAG GGAGATCAATTACaagtaaaagtaaacaaattaacATCAACGAAGACCCAGCTTCCCTACACATATTATTCCCTTCCATATTGTAAACCAGGCAAAATTCTAGATAGTGCTGAAAATCTTGGGGAAGTGCTTCGAGGTGATCGCATTGAAAATTCTCAGTATGTG TTTAAAATGCGTGAACCACAAATGTGCAATATTGTGTGTAAGCTGAAACTTGATGCCCAGAGTGCAAAAGAGTTCAAAGAGAAGATTGATGATGAGTACCGGGTGAACAT GATCCTAGATAACCTTCCCTTGGTGGTTCCGATAAAACGTCCGGATCAGGACTCTACTGTTTATCAGCTTGGTTTCCATGTTGGACTCAAGGGGCAGTATAGTGGG agcaaggaagagaagtATTTTATTCACAACCATTTGGCATTTACTGTCAAGTATCATAGAGATTTGCTAACCGAATCTGCTAGAATTGTGGGCTTTGAGGTGAAGCCATTCAG TGTTaaacatgagtatgatgggaatTGGGGTGAAAATACACGTTTGACAACTTGTGATCCTCATGCTAAGCACACAGTTGTCAACTCCAACACTCCTCAAGAGGTCgaagagaacaaggaaattatCTTCACAtatgatgttgaatttgag GAGAGTGATGTGAAGTGGGCTTCAAGATGGGATGCCTATTTGCTAATGAATGATGACCAGATTCACTGGTTCTCAATTGTGAATTCATTGATGATTGTTCTCTTTCTCTCTGGAATGGTGGCAATGATAATGTTGCGTACACTCTATCGTGATATTTCAAAGTACAATGAGCTTGAGACCCAAGAAGAAGCGCAAGAAGAGACAGGCTGGAAGCTTGTCCATGGGGATGTTTTTAGGCCACCAAACAACTCAGATTTGCTGTGTGTTTACGTTGGAACAGGGGTTCAGTTTTTCTTTATGATACTAGTAACCATGATCTTTGCCGTCCTTGGATTCCTTTCTCCTTCTAACCGTGGTGGGCTTATGACAGCCATGCTGTTGCTTTGGGTATTCATGGGAATTTTTGCTGGTTATGCTTCTTCTCGCTTGTACAAAATGTTCAAAGGATCAGAGTGGAAGAGTATTGCCCTCAGGACTGCAACCTTGTTCCCTGCAACTGTCTGTGCTGTTTTCTTTGTGTTAAATGCTCTCATTTGGGGAGAAAAATCATCTGGAGCTGTGCCATTTGGAACAATGTTTGCTTTGATCTTTCTATGGTTCGGAATCTCTGTTCCACTTGTTTTTGTGGGTGGCTATGTTGGATTCAAGAAGCCTGCAATTGAGAACCCGGTAAAGACCAACAAAATCCCAAGGCAGATCCCAGAGCAAGCATGGTACATGAACCCGGTCTTCTCAGTTCTGATTGGAGGAATACTCCCATTTGGAGCTGTTTTCATTGAGCTTTTCTTCATCCTCACCTCAATCTGGCTGAACCAATTTTACTACATCTTTGGTTTCCTCTTCTTGGTCTTTGCCATCCTCATCGTCACTTGCGCCGAAATAACAATTGTGCTTTGCTACTTCCAGTTGTGCAGTGAGGATTATTTGTGGTGGTGGCGTTCATACCTCACCTCTGGCTCATCTGCACTCTACCTCTTCCTTTATGCAACGTTCTACTTCTTCACCAAGCTTGAAATCACCAAGTTCGTATCTGCTGTACTATACTTTGGCTACATGCTTATAGTATCTTATGCCTTTTTCGTGGTAACTGGTACCATCGGATTTTACGCATGCTTCTGGTTCACAAGGCTCATCTACTCTTCAGTCAAAATTGATTAG
- the LOC112697566 gene encoding uncharacterized protein → MSGEEDWRKTADTHKMSSEQVKAAGVEGSKGKGGNVLHQRRSLPFSLSTMAVAGLLITGAVSYFVLYVKKKPEATATDVAKVNVGLAKPEDTHPKK, encoded by the exons ATGAGTGGAGAGGAAGATTGGAGGAAAACGGCAGACACACACAAGATGAGCTCAGAACAAGTGAAAGCAGCAG GTGTTGAAGGATCAAAGGGAAAAGGTGGGAATGTTCTTCACCAAAGAAGATCACTACCTTTCAGTTTGAGCACAATGGCAGTGGCAGGATTACTCATAACGGGTGCTGTTAGTTACTTTGTTTTGTATGTCAAGAAGAAGCCAGAGGCCACAGCTACCGATGTCGCTAAGGTCAATGTTGGACTTGCAAAACCTGAGGACACACACCCAAAGAAATAG
- the LOC112697568 gene encoding early nodulin-like protein 13 has translation MAGCLRASSATCILVLFVVFGISYAAKDILVGGKVDAWKVPSSPSDSLNKWAERARFQVGDRLVWKYDGGKDSVLEVNKEDYGNCNTSNPIKKFNGGNTKVELDHPGPFYFISGAKGSCEQGEKLHVVVITPRGAPAPSQAHTHAPSPAPCFF, from the exons ATGGCTGGTTGTTTGAGAGCTTCCTCAGCTACTTGTATTTTGGTCCTTTTTGTTGTGTTTGGAATATCTTATGCTGCTAAGGATATCTTGGTTGGAGGCAAGGTTGATGCATGGAAGGTTCCATCTTCACCCTCTGATTCCCTCAACAAATGGGCTGAGAGGGCTAGGTTTCAAGTCGGAGACCGTCTTG TGTGgaaatatgatggtgggaaagactCTGTGTTGGAAGTGAACAAAGAGGATTATGGGAATTGCAACACATCAAATCCAATTAAGAAGTTCAATGGCGGCAACACTAAGGTGGAGCTGGACCACCCTGGACCATTCTACTTCATAAGTGGAGCAAAGGGTAGCTGTGAGCAAGGTGAGAAGCTTCATGTGGTGGTCATTACTCCAAGGGGTGCACCTGCACCTTCACAGGCACATACACATGCACCTTCTCCTGCTCCTTGCTTTTTTTAG
- the LOC112697567 gene encoding uncharacterized protein: protein MARGSESVGEGVPKEMSEALRRTVASLENLEAELPNILSLSNPFILSKMPPLQRAHSLLTLANITSTLFSLKLRCKGTNPDYHPLKSELDRLKVYQRKLEPFGDVGQALPPPSSFLDEQPSVDHSLRDLTSVQRKEMANMSIGEVPMMSNYQEQAGQKRKHPSSEEHPVQVDAEVHVKKEPLEVFGHNNGKTEEPIVIDISDDDE from the exons ATGGCGAGGGGAAGCGAAAGTGTGGGTGAGGGCGTACCGAAAGAGATGAGCGAAGCACTGAGGCGCACGGTAGCCAGCCTGGAGAATCTGGAAGCAGAGCTGCCGAATATTCTTTCTCTCTCAAACCCTTTCATCCTCTCTAAAATGCCTCCTCTTCAACGCGCTCACTCTCTCTTAACCCTTGCCAACATCACTTCCACCCTTTTCTCAT TGAAGTTGAGATGCAAAGGGACTAATCCAGATTATCATCCCCTCAAATCTGAACTT GACAGGTTAAAAGTTTACCAACGCAAACTGGAACCCTTTGGGGATGTAGGTCAAG CTCTACCACCGCCTTCTTCTTTCTTGGATGAGCAGCCTTCTGTTGACCACTCCTTACGTGACCTCACTTCAG tacaaagaaaagaaatggcTAACATGAGCATTGGGGAGGTACCAATGATGAGCAACTATCAGGAGCAGGCTGGTCAGAAGAGAAAGCATCCATCTTCTGAAGAACACCCTGTTCAAGTTGATGCTGAGGTGCACGTGAAGAAAGAACCACTTGAGGTTTTTGGTCATAACAATGGAAAAACTGAGGAACCAATAGTCATTGACATTTCAGATGATGACGAGTGA
- the LOC112697570 gene encoding sugar carrier protein C-like, with amino-acid sequence MAGGVIGKGSGNGKQYPGKLTFRVFVTCMVAAFGGLIFGYDLGISGGVTSMDPFLKKFFPDVYAKEMNMKPSDNQYCRFDSQVLTLFTSSLYLAALVASLCASSITRIFGRRLTMLSGGILFLVGAGFNAFAQKVWMLIVGRMLLGFGIGCANQSVPIYVSEVAPYKYRGALNMMFQLAITIGIFVANVLNYFFAKMKNGEGWRYSLGFAAVPAVMIIIGAIFLPDSPSSLIERGKDEKAKQELIKIRGTSDVDEEFKDLVEASQSSMAVKHPWATLLKRHYRPQLVMAIAIPFFQQLTGMNVITFYAPVLFRTIGFGSNASLMSSMITGGFNALATFVSIFTVDKVGRRKLFLEGGAQMFICQIVITAAIASKFGVDGNPGILPKWYAFLVVGFICIYVMGFAWSWGPLGWLVPSEIFPLEVRSAAQSINVSVNMIFTFAIAQVFTSMLCHMKFGLFIFFAFFVLVMSGFIHKFLPETKGVPIEEMSVVWQNHSFWKKFVKSASEEANAKVDNSC; translated from the coding sequence ATGGCGGGTGGAGTCATTGGAAAGGGGTCCGGCAATGGGAAGCAATATCCGGGAAAACTCACTTTCCGGGTTTTTGTGACGTGCATGGTTGCTGCATTCGGAGGACTAATTTTTGGATATGATCTTGGCATCTCAGGTGGAGTTACATCGATGGATCCTTTTCTGAAGAAATTTTTCCCAGACGTGTATGCAAAGGAGATGAACATGAAGCCATCTGACAATCAGTATTGCAGGTTTGATAGCCAGGTTTTGACACTATTTACATCCTCCCTGTATCTGGCTGCTCTGGTGGCATCACTCTGTGCGTCTTCCATCACTCGAATCTTTGGAAGGCGTCTTACCATGTTATCCGGCGGTATTCTGTTCCTCGTGGGTGCTGGTTTCAATGCCTTTGCTCAGAAAGTGTGGATGCTCATTGTTGGTCGCATGTTGCTTGGCTTCGGAATTGGATGTGCCAATCAGTCTGTTCCAATCTATGTGTCGGAGGTTGCTCCTTACAAATACAGAGGAGCCCTTAACATGATGTTCCAATTGGCCATCACCATTGGAATCTTTGTGGCCAATGTCCTCAACTATTTCTTCGCCAAGATGAAGAACGGTGAAGGCTGGCGCTACAGCTTGGGTTTCGCGGCTGTCCCCGCCGTCATGATCATCATCGGCGCAATCTTTCTCCCCGACTCGCCGAGCTCCTTGATCGAGCGTGGCAAAGATGAGAAAGCCAAGCAAGAGCTGATCAAGATTAGAGGAACCAGTGACGTGGACGAAGAGTTCAAGGACCTCGTTGAGGCTAGTCAATCGTCCATGGCAGTGAAACACCCATGGGCCACTCTGTTGAAGAGGCATTATAGGCCTCAGCTCGTGATGGCCATAGCCATTCCTTTCTTCCAGCAACTCACTGGCATGAACGTCATTACTTTCTATGCTCCTGTTTTGTTCAGAACCATTGGTTTTGGCAGCAACGCTTCTCTTATGTCTTCCATGATCACCGGTGGCTTTAATGCGCTTGCTACCTTTGTTTCAATCTTTACCGTTGACAAAGTTGGAAGGCGCAAGCTCTTTCTCGAAGGCGGTGCTCAGATGTTTATCTGTCAGATTGTGATAACCGCCGCGATAGCAAGTAAATTTGGAGTGGATGGAAACCCCGGAATCTTGCCAAAATGGTATGCGTTCCTTGTGGTGGGATTTATATGCATCTATGTCATGGGATTTGCATGGTCATGGGGTCCTCTTGGATGGTTGGTTCCTAGCGAGATATTTCCCCTTGAAGTCAGATCTGCAGCTCAGAGTATTAATGTGTCCGTCAATATGATTTTCACGTTTGCAATTGCTCAAGTATTCACCTCCATGCTCTGCCACATGAAATTTGGCCTCTtcatcttctttgctttctttgttttggTCATGAGCGGTTTTATTCATAAGTTTCTTCCCGAGACTAAAGGAGTTCCCATTGAAGAGATGTCTGTTGTGTGGCAAAACCATTCTTTTTGGAAGAAATTTGTCAAGTCCGCAAGCGAAGAAGCTAATGCCAAGGTGGATAACTCGTGTTGA
- the LOC112805939 gene encoding uncharacterized protein: MAICKKYGYPDLFITMTCNSSWQEIGRVNNPRTLKVEDRPDISYRVFKIKLDMIISDLKQGIPFGVLDAGMYTVEFQKRGLPHAHILLWLSGDHKITTTTQIDQLISSELPDPAQHPKLFRAVSTYMIHGPCGRAFSKSSCMKDGYCTKYYPKTFSKTTVIDNSGYPSYRRRDTG, from the exons ATGGCAATTTGTAAGAAATATGGATATCCAGACCTCTTCATCACAATGACATGTAACTCAAGTTGGCAAGAGATTGGCAGGGTTAACAATCCAAGGACCTTAAAGGTTGAAGACCGGCCGGATATATCATATAGAGTATTCAAAATTAAGCTTGACATGATAATCTCGGATCTTAAGCAAGGAATTCCATTTGGAGTGCTAGATGCAG GGATGTATACGGTGGAATTCCAAAAAAGAGGTCTACCACATGCTCACATtcttttatggttaagtggagacCATAAGATAACAACGACAACTCAAATTGATCAGTTAATATCTTCAGAGTTGCCAGATCCTGCTCAGCATCCAAAATTGTTTAGAGCTGTATCTACATATATGATTCATGGACCATGTGGTAGAGCATTCTCAAAATCTTCCTGCATGAAAGATGGGTACTGCACCAAATATTATCCCAAGACATTCAGTAAAACCACAGTTATCGATAATAGTGGATACCCATCGTATAGAAGACGAGACACAGGGTAG